One stretch of Nitrospiraceae bacterium DNA includes these proteins:
- a CDS encoding site-2 protease family protein: MVGALQIQKAEDIIREPLKILNGLPFSLSLMFILLCHELSHYIASKKHNVKATLPYFIPAPTLIGTMGAFIKIQSPITTRQALIDIGSSGPIAGFIVSLAAVIIGLQMSEIKPIIDHGEGLILGDSLLFTFLSKLILGSLSDSQDIFLHPVAFAGWIGFFVTALNLIPVGQLDGGHIAFGILGEKHFTISRILILILIIFGVFFWQGWLIWGILLIILGLEHPPVLLWENSLDKKRRILGWISIIIFIITFTPVPFR; the protein is encoded by the coding sequence TTGGTCGGAGCTCTGCAGATACAGAAGGCTGAAGATATAATACGAGAGCCTTTAAAAATCTTAAATGGTCTTCCGTTCTCTCTGTCCCTGATGTTTATTTTGCTCTGCCACGAACTCTCACACTATATTGCTTCAAAAAAACATAATGTAAAAGCTACCCTGCCCTATTTTATCCCAGCCCCTACGCTTATCGGCACAATGGGCGCATTCATAAAAATCCAATCACCAATAACAACAAGGCAGGCTCTGATAGATATAGGTTCTTCGGGTCCTATCGCAGGATTCATCGTCTCTCTTGCTGCAGTAATTATCGGTCTTCAAATGTCCGAAATAAAACCAATTATCGATCATGGAGAAGGACTGATACTTGGGGACTCACTGCTCTTCACCTTTCTTTCAAAGCTCATACTAGGCAGCCTTTCTGATTCGCAAGACATATTCCTGCATCCAGTTGCATTTGCAGGCTGGATCGGATTTTTTGTAACAGCCCTGAATCTTATTCCTGTCGGACAGCTTGACGGGGGACATATTGCATTTGGAATACTGGGCGAAAAACACTTTACAATATCTAGAATCTTAATCCTCATTCTTATTATTTTTGGTGTATTCTTCTGGCAGGGATGGCTTATATGGGGAATTCTTCTTATTATCCTGGGGCTGGAACATCCTCCAGTGCTTTTATGGGAAAATTCTCTGGACAAGAAAAGACGTATTCTCGGCTGGATTTCTATAATAATATTCATCATTACTTTCACTCCTGTCCCATTTAGATGA
- the rplI gene encoding 50S ribosomal protein L9: MKVILKENVKNLGKMGDIVNVKDGYAKNYLLPQKLAVEAITSNVKSIEHQKKVIEEKSKKEKSEAEKFAAKISALNISIKAKAGEEDKLFGSITPMDIAAELKNQGIIIDKKKISLEEPIKRLGTYTVNIKIHSEVNAQLNISVIPMGN; the protein is encoded by the coding sequence ATGAAAGTTATTCTTAAAGAAAATGTTAAAAATCTGGGCAAAATGGGCGATATAGTCAATGTCAAAGACGGTTATGCCAAAAATTACCTTCTTCCCCAGAAGCTTGCTGTTGAGGCAATTACATCAAATGTAAAGTCTATTGAACACCAAAAAAAAGTTATAGAGGAAAAATCGAAAAAGGAAAAATCCGAGGCAGAAAAATTTGCTGCTAAGATATCTGCGCTCAACATATCAATAAAAGCAAAGGCTGGCGAAGAGGACAAACTGTTCGGCTCGATCACACCAATGGATATTGCCGCTGAACTTAAAAATCAGGGGATCATTATAGATAAGAAGAAGATATCTCTTGAAGAACCAATTAAAAGGCTCGGTACATACACTGTTAATATTAAAATCCATTCAGAAGTAAATGCTCAACTGAATATTTCAGTAATACCTATGGGCAATTAA